AACCCCAACGCGGATCAGGTTACGATTGAAAAGAGTTTGCCGCTGGCGAGTCTTCAGCCCGGTAAGTATCAGGTCAACATCAAAGTAAATGATGGAATAACGAAGCAGCAGATCGCAGAATCTGCGCCGTTTATCGTAGATTAGACAGGTGCAGTTTTAGAACATGGTTATGCAGATGCCAATTCGCGATAACCAGTCACCTCGCACTCTGTAACGCCGTCCCCTAATTTTCTGGGTGCGGAATTGTTGGACAGCCATTCGACGCGCAGGACGGTTTTACTGTGCAACGACCCCAGGTGAAGATCGCGCTTCTGCCGCTGATGCTGCTCCTTGCAGCTACCAGCGTTGCTATGGGCCAAGGTGCGGCTGTCTCAGGGGTGGTTCGCGACGCACAGGGAGTGGCACAACTGGGTGCCCTGGTTCAAGTCATAGCGGCAGATTCTGCCATGGCTGGGACTGCTTTTACCGACCTCCACGGCCGCTATTTCATTGCGCATCTGCTTCCGGGCCAATATGAGGTCCGTGCGAGCGCGGCGCTGTTTGTTCCGGCGATGCGGGGCAACCTGCAGCTTCAGTCGGGAGCACAGGCGATTGTCAATCTCACTCTGAGCACCCTCTTCGAATCGACTGCATGGCTTCCAGCCGAGCGTCGGAAGGCGGACGAGCCGGATGACGATTGGAAGTGGACTTTGCGGTCAGTCGCCAATCGCCCTATCCTTCGGCTGGCTGAAGATGGGGACGTGATCATGGTCTCGTCAAGCGTTCGTGAGACACCTAAGCGTGCTGAAAGAGTGCGTGCCGAGGTTATGGCCGGCGATGGCGGCTTTGGGAGCAGCGGAGTTCATAATGTTTTTGCGTTCGACCGGGTGCTCGACGACGGGGCTGGGTTGACCTTGCGGGCGGATATTGGGACGCAGCCTGGGGCACCCTCAGCCGGGCAATCCACTGAGGTTGCGACGGGCTATGGAATGCAGCTTGGGATGGGCGGCGCGGCGCGGACGGTATTGAGCTATCAAGCGCATCCCGAAGTTCTGGGGCCGGATGGATCCTCTGGTCTGCAAGTCGTGCAGTTGGCCAGCGGACAGAAGATGCAGCTTGGAGATCTGGTTGACGTGGAAGCGGGGGGCACCGTGTATGTCGCTCGGACCTCCGGATATACCTCCGGATCACGGCCGTTCCTGAAGGTAACGGCTCACCCTACCGAGAATTGGAGCGTTGGCTATCGGATGGCCACGTCGCAGGACCTGCAGTCGTTTGCAGGGCTCGATACGGTGAAACGCGAGCTGCCAGTTGCGGTGATCTATCAAGGGAAGGTACAGACCGAGGGTGGGCTACACCAGGAGTTTACGGTTGGCCGGAAGACAGGCCGCGGAATGGTACAAGTTGCGTTTTACAGTGACTCTTTGAACCGGGTGGCGGTCTCAGGTGGCGGTGCGTTGACTGCGGGTGACGTTGCTCAGACAGGGCAGAACGGCGCGAGTGGGATTATCGCCGACTCGACGACGGGGAACTTCCGGTTTTTGAATGCGGGCTACAACGCAAGGGGCCTGAATGTAATGTTGACTGAGCCACTGACGACGAACCTTTGGGTCGCGGTAGAGTACGGTACTGGGGCCGGGCTTGGCGCGAAAGATGGGGCTTCCGTCGGCCTGCCTGGGACTGGATCTGATCTGGCGCCTGTGAGTGCCCGGACTGCAACGGTCGCTTTGAAGGGCCGAGTGCTGCGTAGTGGAACGGCGATTCGAGCAGCCTATCGCTGGCAGCCGACGCGATTGGTAACTGCGGTTGATCCCTACGCGCCGTTCAGTGACCAGGCATATTTCAGCTGCTATCTGCGGCAGGCTTTGCGACTGGGGCATCTCTTACCGCCGGGGCTCGATGCTACTGTTGATGTCACGAATCTCCTGGCGCAGGGGTATCGACCGTTCCTGTCGGCGGATGGACAGACCTTGTTCCTTGCTCAATCGCCTCGGACAGTTCAGGCGGGGCTTGCGTTCACGTTTTAAGCCGCGCTTCGTTCTCATTCCTTTATTTCGATCCAGATAGCATGAACCGAACAACGTACTCCGGGGTCGAATCCTTGCCTGGTGCCGAAATCTCTTTGGCTCCAGGCGGGATCGTATGAGTTGGAACCTCTCCAGCATCTCCTCTCAAGTGCCCGATGTAGAGAAGTGCGTTCGTAAGATGACGCAGGAGGGGCAGAATACCGACTCATTTCAGCTTACCGTTCGTACTTATTGACCCAGTTGACCTCCCAGGTCTTTCCGCCATCGTCAGAGAATGCCTGTTCGGATTGTGCGGTGTCTGGGGTGATCTTCCAGATGGAAAACCGTACAAGCACGGATCTGCCGTTGATGAGCTCGTAGTCATAGAAGTCGCCATGCCCGTTTTTGTACTCGCCGACACCTGGAATACCAAGCGTGCCAACGTTTGGGGTTGCGAAGTCGAGGTTCCACTCGCGCGTGGCTGGGTTGAACCAACGCAGGGATAGGAGTTCGATGTGACCTGCAGGACCGTCCGCTTTGTACTCCGCTAGATTGGCGCGGCCATTCCAAACCTTCTTGATCACAGATCCTCCGTCCATGTCGGCCCACGTCGTCGATCCCGTGAGGGGATGCAGAAGGCGAGAGGAGTGGGTCTTCCAAGTGCCGAAGTCAAAGTCGAAGTCGTGTTGTCCGTCCTCTACGGACGTGGTCTTCGCATCCTTGTTCGCATCAGCGATGGGAATGTCGGGGGCAGTCGATTGCGTTTCCTGCGTCAGGTCTGCCGTGAAAGCTGCTGCCCAAGTCGCGCCACCATCGTTCGAGTAGGATTCTTCGTAACGATGAGAACCCGGCTTGATGTTAGACCACACTCCACGAACCAGGATTGATTTGTCGTGGAATGTGTCCTGGGAGAAGAGCTCGCCGCGTCCGTCTTTGAACGAACCGATCGTCGGCGTATTCAAAACGCCCATCTTGCTGTCGATGAAGGTCTGGCTCCATTGATGAGAGTGGGGATTATAAAGAAACAGGGTTAGTCCCTCCCAATGTCCGTTGGGACCGTCGGCCTCGATCTCCTCCAGTTGCGCGCGACCGTCCCAGACTTTTCTTACTGTGACTGTTCCGTTGAGTTCGACTGACTTGGACGAGCCTGAGAAAGGATCGAGGACTCTCCTGATATGGGTATGCCATACTCCGAAGTTGAAATCGAAGTCGTGTTGTCCGTCTCGCAACGAACTAGTCTGGGGCGTAGGGTCGGCTACCTGGGCCATCAGGAAAGACGCTAGATCCGGCCGCCAGTCAAAACCACAGATCAGAAGACAGATGGCAGCGATGCGAAGCTTGATGCCCCGTGTGTTTGTGGGAAGCTGCCGTTTCGCCGTTCCGAGTATCTTAGCCGGGACGATAAGAGGACGAATGATTGGTGTTCTGGTCTCGTTCATGCGAGCAGTGTAGGCTTGTTTCCACGTTGAGCATTCCACTTATGACACACGGATTTTCAAAGAAAAATCAAAGCTCAGTGGAGTATGCGTACCGGTTCGGCGATTTCGAACTGCATCCGGACGAGCGTCTCCTAAAGAAAGCTCGCGTTCCGGTTCCGCTTCAACCTAAAGCCTTTGACGCGCTCCTCTGTCTAATACGGAGGGCCGGACGCCTGGTTAGCAAACAAGAGCTGATTGAGACGCTCTGGCCATCCGTGCATGTGAGTGAATCAAACCTTACCAACACGATCGTAAACCTGAGAAAGATTATTGGTCGCGATACGATTCGCACCGTTTCGAAGCATGGCTATCGATTTGAGCTGGCTGTTACGGGGGAACCGGGTGTAGCGCAAGCGACGTATGAGAGGTTCACTCGCGCAAAAGAGCTGACCATTCAACGATCTTTGGAGTCGATGCAGCTTGCGCGCGACCTGTACTGGACCTGTCTTGCGGTGGATCCCAGCTTTGCGCCTGCGTGGGCGTGGCTGGGTCGATGCTGCTGGTTCCTTGATAAATTCAGCAGCAGCTCTTCAGTAAATCTGGAGCTGGCGCATGCCGCATTTCAGCGGGCGTTCGCTCTTGATCCGGACCTAGCCTGCGCGCACCAGTTCTATACCTTGATTCAGGTAGACACTGGACATGCGAATGAAGCATTGGATCGGCTGCTGGAACGGTTGCGGCGCCATCCTGGAGAACCGGAATCGTTTACCAGTTTGGTCCAAGTATTCCGATTTCGAGGACTGCTCCAGCAGTCGGTTAAAGCACACCACCGAGGAGTCGAGCTGGACCCGGCGCTTGTGACGAGCGTGGCTCATACGCTGTTTCTTTCCGGCGAATATGCCTCTGCCATTGAGCATTACAGCGGAAGGGCTGCCTACTATCTCGACGCGGCAGCCTGGGCGGCTCTGGGAAATCGAAGACGGGCGATTAGTCTCTTGCGCGATCGACTGAACGGAATGGCGTTATCGAAATTAATGGTTGCTCTTATGAGCTCGCTGTTGGCTGTTCTCGAAGGCAGGACGAGTGAAGCTGTCCAGCTGATGGAGACTGCGGATACAACTCGCGAACCCGAAATTCTCGTTTATTTTGCGCGACACTATGGCCGGCTCAAGATGACGGACCTAGCTGTAGAAGCTATAAAGCAGGCGGCGCAGTCAGGGTTTGTTTGCGCAACCGCCACTCTGAGTTCCGACCCATGGTTGAGTGCAGTGCGAAAACATCCAGAGTTTAACTCCCTGCTGCACAATGCGGAGACTTTCGTTGAAGAATCGCGATCGAGCCTCGCGGCGTTTTCTAAGAGCTGGCTGTCTTGACGCTCTGTCAGATCGGAAGATCCGCGCATCTGCCGCAGAATTTTTGAGTGTATTTGCGTATGATGTGTCTCTGTTCGTTTCGACGCTGAAAGGTTGATACCGAACAGGAGGAGGCTTGGTTTGCGAGTTGCTCTGATGACACGGGAGTATCCCCCAAATGTTTACGGCGGGGCCGGAGTTCATGTGGAATATCTCAGCCGCGAGTTGGCCAGGACGATCGACATCGAGGTCTATTGCTGGGGAAATCAATCGGTCGATGAAGGGAACTTGCATGTTCATGGTGCAGAACCATGGTCGGAGATCACAAATGGCACAGAGGGAAAGTACAAGACGGCCCTTGAGGCGTTGAGTCTCAATCTCGCACAGGTGAAGTCGCTGGCGGCGATCGATGTGGTGCATACGCACACGTGGTACGTATCGATGGCAGGATTTTTTGCCAAGAAGCTCTTCAACGTTCCGTTCGTCCTGACCACGCACAGCCTGGAACCTTTGCGTGGATGGAAGGCGGAGCAGCTGGGCAGTGGGTATGCGATGAGCTCTTGGATGGAACGTACCGCGATCTTGGATGCCGATGCGGTGATCGCTGTGTCGAAGGGAACAAAAGAAGATATCCTTCGTTCTTATCCTGAGATCAACCCGGAACGCATTCACGTTATCTATAACGGGATTGATCTGAAGGAGTATCAGAAGACTTCGGACACGTCGGCGCTCATCAAGTATGGAGTTGATCCGATGGTGCCTTACGTTTTGTTCGTCGGGCGAATTACTCGGCAGAAGGGTGTTACGCATCTCGTCGAGGCGATCCCTCATCTGCCGAAGGGAACACAGGTTGTGCTTTGCGCAGGCGCGCCGGACACACCGGAGATTGCGGCCGAGATGCGCGAAAAGGTTGAGGCAGTCAGTAAGATAAATCCGCACGTAGTATGGATCGAGAAGATGGTGACCAAGCCGGAGGCGATCCAGCTTTACAGTAACGCGGCTGTTTTTTGTTGCCCTTCTGTCTACGAACCATTTGGCATTATCAATCTGGAGGCGATGGCCTGCCACGCTCCGGTAGTGGCGAGTGCGACCGGGGGGATTCTTGAGGTCGTGATAGACGGGGTAACGGGTTCTCTGGTGTCGTTCGAGCAAGATCCGGTGACTACGTTTCCCTCGAATCCAGAGAAGTTTTCGCGTGATCTGGCAGAGAAGATATCCGACTTGCTCGCTGATCCTGAGAAGGCTAAGAGGTTTGGGGAGGCTGGCCGCAGACGTGTAGAAGAGACCTTTGCCTGGTCGGCGATCGCAGAGCAGACGATCGATCTTTACCGAAAGCTTATCCGCGAACGCAGCTAGGCAATTCATCGAAGTAATTTCGTTGATCCTTGTTACATAACAATCTAGAACACGAAACTGCCGAGCTGATATTTGGTTGGCGACTCTGAAGGTGGGATGAGCGGAGATTCCAGAAGAATTAATGTTGGCCTGGTCGGCTATGGTTATGCAGGAAAGACCTTTCACGCACCGCTAATTCGTGCGGTTCCGGGGCTTGCGTTGAGAATGGTGGGCTCAAGCAGGCCTGAGATTGTGCGGAAGGACCTGGGTGAGATCACGGTTTGTTCTCCCGCGGAGGTGGCGATACATCCCAATGTCGATCTGGTGGTGATCGCGAGCCCTAACGACAGCCATTATCCGCTTGCTTCGGCTGCGTTGCGCGCGGGTAAGGATGTGGTGGTCGACAAGCCGTTCACGGTGACACTCGCCGAAGCGCGCTCTCTGCTGCAAATTGCAGAGGAGCAGGGAAGAATGATTTCGGTGTTTCACAATCGCCGATGGGAGAGCGAGATTCAGGCCACACGTGCGGTGCTGCAGTCGGGCCTGCTTGGTGTGGTCTCACACTATGAGTGCCACATGGACCGCTATCGGCCTCACGTTCGTCAGCGCTGGCGCGAGGATATGGGTCCAGGTGCGGGGTTGTGGTTTGATCTGGGGCCACATCTAATCGATCAGGCGCTTTATCTCTTCGGCCTCCCACAATCTATTAGCGCGAGCTTTGCCACTCTGCGCGAAGGCGGAAAGACAGACGACTGGGCTCATGTTCAGCTGAACTATGAGAGCATGCGTACGATACTTCATGCGTCCTTGCTGGTCTCGAAAGGCGGTCCAAGGTCGATTGTGCATGGGACAAGAGGGAGCTGGATGAAGTACGGTGCAGATGTGCAGGAGACACAGTTGAAGGAAGGCATGGTGCCTGGCAGTCCCGGCTTCGGCTACGACCCTGACCCGGGCCTTCTGTACGATGGCGAGATGGGCATGCGCACAGAGATTCCCGCACCGCCGGGCAACCAGCAGATGTACTACATGCAGATCAGGGACGCGATGCTTGGAGGGCAACAAGCTTCGATTCCGGCGATCGATGCGGTTGCGGTGATGGCTGTGCTGGAGACAACATTTCGCTCGGCCGAGCAGGGAAGAGTGCTGCTGCTCCCGATGAGCCTAGGCGAGATTGCTCAGTGGCGTGGAGCTCATCCTACCCTTTAGCGACGCGAATCTGACGTTGAATTAAACGGGTTCGAAAAGTGTAGTGATACTGAGTGGCTTGGGGACCTCTGCTGCCAATGTGGGGGCGTGGAGATGTCCGTAGACAGGTCTGCTGTAAAGCACAGCACGCTGTTGAGCGTATCACTTACAACGAGGAGAGTATCGCGCTCTGCTGTCATGGCGACGGATCTTCCGGAGTGCTGGGGCCGACTCTGAGCTGTTGATCATGCACCGGGATTATATCTAGTGCAAAAGTAGTGCAATTCGCTCCCTGCACTCTGTGAGTTGTTGACTTGCATGGTAGTTAAAGGTGGTGGACGCGGTAGGGATCGAACCTACGACCAGTCGATTAAGAGTCGAATGCTCTACCAACTGAGCTACGCGTCCTTTAGTTTTTTACTCCTGGAGAAGGAGATCGGTGAGAGTCTTTGCATGGGGTGTTGTAGACAGGACTCAATCAGGCGACTTATTAAAGATAACACAGCTTGCAGCGTAAAACAGGCCTGCAAGCTGTGAGTTGGATGAAAGTATCTGCGCAGCGCGCTGGCGCTGAGTGCTTGTGAACTGGCCGGTCTAGCCGACGAAGTCTACGCTGGCGCGGTGGGGAATGATGCCGCGGTCGTAGCCCATGGCGAGAAGTTTGCGAATGGCGTCCTTGCCGTCTTCGCCGTAGTTCAGGGTGCGCTCGTTGACGTACATGCCGACGAAGCGATTGGCGAGGGTGGGGTCGAGGTCGCGGGCGAACTGCATGGCGTAGGCTAAGGCCTCTTCGCGGTTGTCGAGTGCGTGCTGGATGCTGTCGCGCAAGGCGTTGGTGGTGGTGAGGAGAGCCTCGGCGCCGAGGGAGCGGCGGATGGCATTGCCGCCGAGAGGGAGGGGTAGGCCAGTCTGGTCGCGCCACCACTGGCCGAGGTCGAGGAGCTTGATGAGGCCATCGTTAGCGTAGGTGAGTTGGCCTTCGTGGATGATGAGGCCAGCGGCGAACTCGCCTGCGACGACGGCGGGGATGATCTTGTCGAAGGGGACGGTGACGGTTTCGATCTCGGGCGCGAAGAGCTTGAGCGTGAGATAGGCGGTAGTGAGGGTGCCGGGGACCGCGATACGCGTCTTCTTGACTTCGTCGAGCGAGAGCTTGCGGGGGGCGACGATCATGGGGCCGTAGCCTTCGCCGACACTGCCGCCGCAGGACATGAGGGTGTAGTTGTCCTGCAGGTAGGGGTAGGCGTGGAAGGAGATGGCGGTGACGTCGTAGAAGGCCTCGTTGATGGCGCGGTGATTAAGGGTCTCGATGTCGGTGAGGGTGTGGGTGAATTTGTAGCCGGGGACTCGAACCTTATTGGTGGCGAGGCCATAGAACATAAAGGCGTCGTCGGAGTCGGGGCTGTGGGCGATGCTGATTTCCTGGATTGCGGTGGTTGCGGTGGTCATGATGCTTCCTTCGGTGTTCGTTATGCGTGTGTGATGCGCAGTGGTGAGTGGCTCTGCGTCAAGTTTGGGTTGCTTGCGGCTGATGGGTCGCGTTAGGACTTGCGCCATCGTTTGATTGAGCTGAAGATACCGGCGGCCGCGGTGATCTTGACGATCTCGCCGGGAAGGAATGGGGCGATGGCCATGGTCCAGGTGGCGGCGGCGCTGGTGTGGAGGAGATGGGCTAGCCAGCCTGCTCCGAAGATGAAGATAGGTGCGCTGGCGAGGGTTGCGGCTACAAGGCCTGCACGGAAAGGGGTGGTGATGCGCTGCATGGCTCTGACAGCCCAGCCGGCGGTTGCCGCGGCCAAGGGGTAGGAGAAGAGGTAGCCTGCGTTGGGCCCGAGCAGGTGAGCGATGCCACCGATGCTGTGGGGCGTGAAGACGGGGAGGCCCATCGCGCCTTCGGCTAGATAGAGGACCATTGCGGAGAAGCCAGCTACGGGACCGAGCAGCATGCCGACGAGGATGACGGCGAAGTTCTGCAGGGTGAGGGGCACGGGCGTGAAGGGAAGTGGGAGAGAGATGTGAGCGCAGATGGCTACGAAGGCACTCGCTGCGATGGTGAGGATGACTTTGCCGGAGAGAGATTCCTGAAGCGATCCGGTGCGGTGGGTGAGACCGAGTTGAGAGGAGGTGGCGGATTGCATGCGGAGATCCTTTCGCTGCTATTGCTTTAGTGTTTTGTGCTGCGGTTGAAGTGTTGGGGTTGGGGCCAGACTGCACGTTCCACACAAGAAGGATAACAAGGTGGTTGGGTTCGTGCAGATTATTCGGTCATCAGCATGGATACGGAAGATGTGGACTTCAGTTTTCAGCCTTTTAGCAGAAGCCGGTATGAAGTAGGTACGTGCCTGGGGGAATTGGGGATTTCCACTTGACGGTGCGAGGAGCGAAGTTTGTACTGAAATTGGGATGACACGTTTAAAGACAGCAGGCGTAGTGGCGATGCGATCCGGTGCCATCGCACGTCTCTATGAACATGGCCGGGTAGGGTGGCGAAAGATCGCTACTGGTGCCGCAGCGGTGCTCGCGGTCGCGATGGGTTACCACGTTATCTTTGGGCAGAATGGGCTGACGGTTTATCAGCAGAAGCGCAACGACGCGCAAAGCCTCGACATTCAGCTGCACAGTCTGCAGCGCGAGAACGATCTGTTGAAAGGGCATGTCGGCAGATTACAGAGCGATCCGAATGCGATTGAGCATCAGGCACGCGAGGAATTGCACTACACGCGGCCCGGTGAGGTGATCGTGTATATGCCCGCTCCCGCAGGATCAAGTCCTACAGGTGTCGCAAAGCAGTAAATGAATCTGGCTGCTTAGCCTTGCAGTGCCTTCCAGACACTTTCCTATCCCATCCTTTGGAGCTGTCTTCTTCTTTGCTTACTTGAGGGCGGCGGAGCTCTTGTGCTACTCGGACCGGAGTGCCTGGGTGAGGTCAACCGAGGCTGCGCGATTGGCTGGCAGCAGAGAGGCGGCCAAGGCTAGCAGCAGGAGCGACAGTGTCGCGAGAGTGAGAACCAGGGGATCAAAGGCACTCACCCCGAAGAGTAAGGTCTTCAGCAGACGGGAGGCGGCGATGGCCCCTGCCAAACCTATCGCACACCCGATGAGTGCGAGTTTGGCGCCTGAGATAACCACCAGACGAACGATACCCGCGCGCTGAGATCCGAGAGCCATTCGAATTGCCATCTCCTGCACACGCAGCGCGACTGAGAATGCTATGACGCTATAGATTCCGAGTACGGCCAACAAGACTGCGATGAAGGCGAAGGAGGAGATCAGTGCGGTGTTGAAACGGCGGGGTGCCTCGGTGTCCGAGATGGCGTGCTCCATGCTTTGGACCTGGGTGAGAGGGAGCTGCGGGTCGATTGAGTGCACTGTGGAACGCAAGAGATTTTCCATCTGCTCGGGTGCCATTGCTGTTCGCAACACAATGTACCCGCCGTTGTCTGCGATGTCGGTGGGAGATCCGAGTGATCCCGCCATCTCTGCTTCCTGCTCGTCCGGTATGTAGTACTGCTGCTTCAAGGGAAGGTCGGGGGAGTTCTCCTTCACGTCTGCGACTTCGCCGACTACCGTCGCCCACGGTGTCTTCATCGTCTCCGTGCCGATACGAAACCTCTTGCCAATTGGGTTTTGATTGGGCCAGGATTGCTGGGCCAGCATGTGGTTGACGATGATTACGGGTGGCTGGTTGGCGTTGTCATCGGGTGTGAAAAACCTGCCTTGGAGGAGTGGAATCCCCATTGCCCGGAAGTAATCACCTCGCACACCGATTGAGGTTCCTAGATCGAGCCCCCCCGCAGTCGCCGGCAGGGAGTGTCCTTCTGCGACAAAGGCGCTGCTGGAGTTGTTTCCGCTCGCTGGGAGGAAGGTAGTAAAGCCGACGGCTTTGACACCGGGAAGGGCTTGCAGACGTGCCAAAAGCTCGTGGCCGAACTCATTGACGGCAGTCTGGTTTTCATATTGTTTTTTGGGGAGACTATAGCTGGCGACGAGGGTGTGATCCGGTTGAAAGCCGAGATCGACCTGGCGCATCTTTTCAAAGCTGCGAAGCAAAAGTCCGGAGGCCGCCAGCAGAACGAGTGCTACGGCGATCTCGGAGATGACGAGTGCGGAGCGAAGCCTGGCGTGGCCGCCGCCTGAGGTACCGGTTCGGCCGCCTTCTTTCAGGGTGTCGTTGACGCTGGTGCGAATGGCCGCAAACGCGGGGGCGAGACCGCAGATGACGCCTGTGACCACTGCAAGTCCGAGGGCGAAGGCGACGACCGGCCAGTCGAGGCCGATCTCATTGATGCGCGGCAGCGTTTCAGGAAGTGCTTGAATGCCCACACGAAGTGCAATGGCGGCGAGAATTAGCCCCAGGACTCCTCCCGATACGCTCAGGACGAGGCTTTCTAGGATCGCCTGCCAGAGCAGGGTGGAGGCGGTGGCCCCGAGCGCGAGACGGACGGCGATCTCGCGGCGGCGACGGATGGAGCGCACCAGAAGAAGACCGGCAAGGTTGGCACACGCGATCAAAAGAACGACGGCAACAGCGAGAAAAAGGGTACGGATCAGAGGCCGCGCCTCTTCCACGGTCTCTTCATCCAGCGGCCGGATAATCGAGGTGATGCTGAATTCTGCCATGAAGGCGGGGTAGTTCCTTACAGTCTCTTTGGCGACAAGGTTTGCGTCCTCGATGGCCTGAGAGATGGTTACACCCGGCTTGAGGCGGCCTACCATCTGAAAGTTCCACGAGGCTGCGCCGGTGCCGAGCTCCTCCGGTTCGAAGCTGACCGGAACCCAGAACTCACTGCGGTTAAGGTGGCCAGGGACGAGAGGGAACTCGAAGTTGCGGGGCATCACGCCGATGATGAGGTAGGGCTTGCGATCGAGCAGGACCTTGCGGCCGAGGATGTTAGGGTCGCCCTGAAAGCGGGTCTGCCAAGTGGAGTAGCTGAGGACCAGGACCTGCTGGTGCTGATCGTCCTCCTGCTTCGTGAAGAAGCGACCAAGAAGGGGCTGGACAGCGAGGGCAGGGAATACGCCACTGCTCATGCGTGTTGCGTTGACGTTGGCGGCCTCGCCTGCGCCGGAGAGCTCATAGCTGGTGGAATGGTAGCCGCCGAGGCTGGTGAAACTATGCGTGTCGCGGCTGTAGTTGCGGATGTCGGGAGCGGTGACGCCGGCTTCATTATTACCACTGCCGGTGTCCAAACCTTTGAGGATATCTGAGAGAACAACGAGGCGGCTCGGTTCAGGAAAGGGCAGCGGCCGCAACAGGACGCCTTCAACAAGAGAGAAGATTGCCGTGGTAGCACCGATAGCTAAGGCCAGCATCAGAATGGCCGTTGCGGCGAATCCGGGCGACTTGGATAGATGTCGAACTGCAATCTTCAGATCTTGAAAGAAAGAGCGCATGCGGGTCCTCGAAGAGATGATTATGAGGGAGTTAGCAATTGCCGTGCCAGAGAGAACACGGACGAAAGCTCATTTTCCGGGGTTTTCTTTGGTCATGGATGTTTTGAGGAAGCGGTCGGTGTCCAAGATCGGAATGGTTGTCCGCGAACGGACACGAGTAGACGGTGGAGTCTTTGGAGCGCCGGAGGCGGGTGAATTTCCATAGGCTGATGATTTATACTTGTCGCTTGCCCTGCAACCGGCGTGGCGTTGGTCGAGAGACCTCCCCGCAAGGTCACGCAAAATCCCGGGCACGCAGCCAATCCCGGCACGGGAGAGGCTTTTGCGCGAAGTGAAGGTTTTAGTCAAGCATGATTCGTATTCTGCAGCAGGACAACCGCATCACGAAGATTATCTTCGCCGTCATTATTGGATTTGCCGTGATCACGATGGTGATTACGCTGGTGCCCGGCATCTTTGACAACGCTACGACGAACGATGCGTCGGTTTATGCCACAGTGAAGCAGCCCGGAGCCTTCGGGCGCGTCTTTGGAGAGAGCACGCCCATCAAGACGGTTGAAGTTAATCAGCTGGCCAGTCGGCAGCTGCAGCAGCAGCACTTTCCAGATGCGCTGCTGCCTTACTTTCTGCCGCGCGCCGGGCAGATTCTGGTGCAGCGGGCGATCCTTAAGCATGAAGCAGACAGAATGAATCTGCAGGTGAGCGATGAAGATCTGCGCCGCGAGCTGCAGACCGGCCCATTTGCGCAGTATCTGTTTCCCAATGGCCAATATATCGGCGACGATGCGTATATCAATTTTGTGCAAAGCGCGTTTCAGACAACTCGCGGGGACTTTGAGTCGCAGGTGAAGAGCGATATGGAGCTCAACCGCCTGCAGGCGCTGATCACGGGTGGCGTGTCGGTATCTGATAACGCAGTGCGTGAGTCCTACAAGGTCGATGGTACCAAAGTGAAGTTCGACTACGCGGTGATCTCGGCCGATGATGTCCGCAAGACAATCAACCCGTCGGATTCGGAGTTGCAGGCGTTCTTCAAGACAAACGCGGCGCGGTATGCG
The nucleotide sequence above comes from Tunturibacter empetritectus. Encoded proteins:
- a CDS encoding carboxypeptidase-like regulatory domain-containing protein; this translates as MQRPQVKIALLPLMLLLAATSVAMGQGAAVSGVVRDAQGVAQLGALVQVIAADSAMAGTAFTDLHGRYFIAHLLPGQYEVRASAALFVPAMRGNLQLQSGAQAIVNLTLSTLFESTAWLPAERRKADEPDDDWKWTLRSVANRPILRLAEDGDVIMVSSSVRETPKRAERVRAEVMAGDGGFGSSGVHNVFAFDRVLDDGAGLTLRADIGTQPGAPSAGQSTEVATGYGMQLGMGGAARTVLSYQAHPEVLGPDGSSGLQVVQLASGQKMQLGDLVDVEAGGTVYVARTSGYTSGSRPFLKVTAHPTENWSVGYRMATSQDLQSFAGLDTVKRELPVAVIYQGKVQTEGGLHQEFTVGRKTGRGMVQVAFYSDSLNRVAVSGGGALTAGDVAQTGQNGASGIIADSTTGNFRFLNAGYNARGLNVMLTEPLTTNLWVAVEYGTGAGLGAKDGASVGLPGTGSDLAPVSARTATVALKGRVLRSGTAIRAAYRWQPTRLVTAVDPYAPFSDQAYFSCYLRQALRLGHLLPPGLDATVDVTNLLAQGYRPFLSADGQTLFLAQSPRTVQAGLAFTF
- a CDS encoding DUF1579 family protein, encoding MNETRTPIIRPLIVPAKILGTAKRQLPTNTRGIKLRIAAICLLICGFDWRPDLASFLMAQVADPTPQTSSLRDGQHDFDFNFGVWHTHIRRVLDPFSGSSKSVELNGTVTVRKVWDGRAQLEEIEADGPNGHWEGLTLFLYNPHSHQWSQTFIDSKMGVLNTPTIGSFKDGRGELFSQDTFHDKSILVRGVWSNIKPGSHRYEESYSNDGGATWAAAFTADLTQETQSTAPDIPIADANKDAKTTSVEDGQHDFDFDFGTWKTHSSRLLHPLTGSTTWADMDGGSVIKKVWNGRANLAEYKADGPAGHIELLSLRWFNPATREWNLDFATPNVGTLGIPGVGEYKNGHGDFYDYELINGRSVLVRFSIWKITPDTAQSEQAFSDDGGKTWEVNWVNKYER
- a CDS encoding winged helix-turn-helix domain-containing protein gives rise to the protein MTHGFSKKNQSSVEYAYRFGDFELHPDERLLKKARVPVPLQPKAFDALLCLIRRAGRLVSKQELIETLWPSVHVSESNLTNTIVNLRKIIGRDTIRTVSKHGYRFELAVTGEPGVAQATYERFTRAKELTIQRSLESMQLARDLYWTCLAVDPSFAPAWAWLGRCCWFLDKFSSSSSVNLELAHAAFQRAFALDPDLACAHQFYTLIQVDTGHANEALDRLLERLRRHPGEPESFTSLVQVFRFRGLLQQSVKAHHRGVELDPALVTSVAHTLFLSGEYASAIEHYSGRAAYYLDAAAWAALGNRRRAISLLRDRLNGMALSKLMVALMSSLLAVLEGRTSEAVQLMETADTTREPEILVYFARHYGRLKMTDLAVEAIKQAAQSGFVCATATLSSDPWLSAVRKHPEFNSLLHNAETFVEESRSSLAAFSKSWLS
- the glgA gene encoding glycogen synthase, producing the protein MRVALMTREYPPNVYGGAGVHVEYLSRELARTIDIEVYCWGNQSVDEGNLHVHGAEPWSEITNGTEGKYKTALEALSLNLAQVKSLAAIDVVHTHTWYVSMAGFFAKKLFNVPFVLTTHSLEPLRGWKAEQLGSGYAMSSWMERTAILDADAVIAVSKGTKEDILRSYPEINPERIHVIYNGIDLKEYQKTSDTSALIKYGVDPMVPYVLFVGRITRQKGVTHLVEAIPHLPKGTQVVLCAGAPDTPEIAAEMREKVEAVSKINPHVVWIEKMVTKPEAIQLYSNAAVFCCPSVYEPFGIINLEAMACHAPVVASATGGILEVVIDGVTGSLVSFEQDPVTTFPSNPEKFSRDLAEKISDLLADPEKAKRFGEAGRRRVEETFAWSAIAEQTIDLYRKLIRERS